In the Candidatus Binatia bacterium genome, one interval contains:
- a CDS encoding molybdopterin biosynthesis protein: protein MSRVRFLRKRSLREAVDALLKQAGLKPVAECVPVESSLGRVLAEPVFAMISVPHYHAAAMDGIAVRAEDTFGATEAQPVRLQMGADERGFCFVDTGQPLPAWADAVIMIEHVVPVGNVEVEIRQAASPWQHVRIVGEDIVASELLLPRGHRIRPYDIGALLAAGHLQVSVARKPKVAIIPTGNELVEPGELLAPGTIIEFNSRMTAAFLQEWGAEPSRYPPVPDDPEALRSILERSVLDHDVVVFIAGSSAGERDHTVETLRQAGEVLVHGIDIMPGKPAICARVQSKPVVGLPGYPVSAAIVALQVLRPLVYQGLGLAPSSVPQIDAVSPRKVPSKLGIEEFVRVTLGTVGKKVIALPLPRGAGAISTLVRADGFLRIPSDSEGVEAGAKVRVELLRDWAEIEGTILVTGSHDLTLGLLEDVLKQAHPELRLACSNVGSLAGLIALARGETHVAGSHLLDPESGTYNLVDVERVVGRKLAVVVRLAVREQGLIVASGNPKGICGVKDLARPDVRFVNRQPGAGTRVLLDVLLRKEGIDPRSVRGYEREEFSHMAVAVSVASGLADCALGLRTAALDLGLDFVPLEREEYDLVFRRDFYRSERGQQLFAALRSETFKRLVSRLEGYDVSMAGTVREWK from the coding sequence ATGTCGCGAGTACGGTTTCTTCGAAAACGGAGCCTCCGTGAGGCCGTGGATGCGCTTCTAAAGCAGGCGGGTCTCAAACCAGTGGCAGAATGCGTGCCGGTAGAGTCTAGCCTGGGCCGAGTGCTGGCTGAGCCAGTCTTCGCGATGATCTCCGTGCCCCACTATCACGCCGCCGCTATGGATGGGATTGCCGTTAGAGCCGAAGACACGTTCGGGGCCACCGAGGCGCAACCGGTGCGGCTCCAAATGGGGGCAGACGAGCGCGGGTTTTGCTTTGTCGATACCGGGCAGCCGCTCCCTGCCTGGGCAGATGCGGTGATCATGATCGAGCACGTGGTGCCGGTCGGCAACGTGGAGGTGGAAATTCGTCAGGCGGCGAGCCCTTGGCAGCACGTACGGATTGTGGGGGAAGACATCGTCGCCAGCGAACTCTTACTGCCGCGTGGCCATCGGATTCGCCCGTACGACATTGGGGCGCTGCTTGCTGCGGGCCACCTCCAGGTGTCAGTTGCCCGAAAGCCGAAGGTTGCCATTATTCCGACGGGCAACGAGTTGGTGGAACCTGGAGAACTGCTCGCTCCAGGGACGATCATCGAGTTCAACTCGCGAATGACGGCTGCATTCCTCCAGGAATGGGGAGCCGAGCCGAGCCGCTATCCTCCAGTGCCAGACGACCCTGAGGCATTGCGCTCCATTTTGGAACGCAGCGTTCTCGATCACGACGTTGTGGTTTTCATTGCTGGGTCATCCGCCGGGGAAAGGGATCACACGGTCGAAACCCTGCGCCAGGCAGGTGAGGTCTTGGTCCACGGCATTGACATTATGCCCGGAAAACCGGCGATCTGTGCACGAGTGCAGTCGAAACCCGTTGTTGGGCTTCCAGGGTATCCGGTGTCGGCCGCGATCGTCGCTTTGCAAGTGTTGCGACCTTTAGTGTACCAGGGGTTGGGTTTAGCACCCTCGTCGGTTCCTCAAATTGATGCTGTGTCCCCGCGCAAGGTTCCGTCGAAGCTAGGGATCGAGGAATTTGTTCGGGTGACTCTGGGCACCGTTGGCAAAAAGGTTATCGCCCTCCCCTTGCCACGGGGCGCAGGCGCAATCAGTACGCTGGTGCGGGCAGACGGCTTTCTGCGCATCCCGTCGGATAGTGAAGGCGTCGAGGCTGGCGCCAAGGTGCGTGTAGAACTCCTTCGTGACTGGGCGGAAATCGAGGGCACCATCTTGGTCACAGGCAGTCATGATTTGACCCTGGGACTGTTGGAGGATGTCTTGAAGCAAGCCCACCCCGAGTTACGGCTGGCGTGCTCCAACGTAGGCAGCCTTGCTGGCTTGATCGCATTGGCCCGCGGGGAGACGCACGTGGCGGGAAGCCATTTACTGGATCCTGAGAGCGGCACCTACAACCTCGTCGATGTCGAGCGAGTGGTCGGACGCAAACTTGCGGTTGTTGTGCGTTTAGCGGTGCGTGAGCAGGGCTTGATCGTTGCCTCAGGAAACCCAAAAGGCATTTGCGGGGTCAAAGATCTGGCACGGCCTGATGTGCGGTTCGTAAACCGCCAGCCCGGGGCGGGAACACGTGTGTTGCTGGACGTACTTCTCAGAAAAGAAGGGATCGACCCTCGATCCGTCCGCGGATACGAGCGAGAGGAGTTCTCCCACATGGCTGTGGCAGTGAGCGTTGCCAGCGGCCTTGCGGATTGTGCCCTCGGGCTGCGGACCGCGGCGCTCGACCTCGGCCTCGATTTCGTTCCCTTGGAACGGGAAGAATATGATCTGGTGTTTCGCCGAGATTTTTACCGCAGTGAGCGCGGGCAGCAGTTGTTCGCTGCGCTACGCTCGGAAACGTTTAAGCGGCTTGTAAGTAGACTCGAAGGGTACGACGTGAGCATGGCGGGAACGGTCCGAGAGTGGAAATAG